The Paracholeplasma brassicae genome contains a region encoding:
- a CDS encoding HAD-IC family P-type ATPase: protein MSKEDDLKQEVKQLKRETDINAGLSTLDVEKRITDGLVNRTNQGSTKTIKSIILSNLITFFNLLNFAIAGWLLSVGAYKDIVFMAIVSANITIGIIQEIKAKKTIDKLSLLSAPTAVVLRDSELQEIMISDLVMDDILKLSVGKQISADGIVRSGSIEVNESLLTGESDPIIKRPGDELFSGSFVVSGNCLAQVSAVGKDVFVEKLTKQAKKYKRPKSDLLKSLKLVITVVAIIILPIGFSLFYMQMNNLDGQAHLYEQVVRGTAGAMIGMIPSGLFLLTSVTLAVGVLRLAQNNTLVQELYCIEMLARVDTLCLDKTGTITDGTMSVKNTIEYVNPSGMQVKRAISVILATLEDKNLTSEALEEKFGIAQKKIKTNAIIPFSSSRKFSAVEFDKYGTFALGAPEFVLKKEALDKISDDVDKNAKEGYRVLVLAHSKDPIDKDKAPNNLEAIALIVIEDTIRPDAILTIEYFKNHGVDVKVISGDNPMTVSHISKRAGIVDAERYISLDGLSDKEVAKIADKYTVFGRVSPSQKKILVQSLKSSGRTVAMTGDGVNDILALKEADTSIAMASGSEAARNVSHLVLLDSNFSSMPKVVSEGRRVINNVQRVAVLFLTKTIFSFMLAMIALLSKGSYPITPSQLFMIDFLVIGIPSFILALEPNNNLVKGKFLFNVLRRALPGAIVVTLNTVIIFNMKKLIAMTDQQASTIIVICATFTSMMVLYRVLRPFNGLRRLLFAIMFTIFVVAVIVFPGFFEFNSLWQDYYNQDTGALVPRLPIAHLLLMIVLIQASLPLMSIVSSIPSMIRKGVRFILIKLSNI, encoded by the coding sequence ATGTCTAAAGAAGACGATTTAAAACAAGAAGTCAAACAATTAAAACGTGAAACCGACATAAACGCTGGCCTTTCGACACTAGATGTGGAAAAACGTATCACCGATGGGCTTGTAAACCGGACAAATCAAGGTAGTACAAAGACAATTAAATCGATCATTCTATCAAACTTAATTACGTTTTTCAACCTATTGAATTTCGCAATCGCAGGGTGGTTGTTATCGGTTGGTGCTTATAAAGATATTGTCTTTATGGCGATTGTTTCAGCCAACATTACCATTGGGATTATTCAAGAAATTAAAGCGAAAAAGACCATTGATAAATTGTCTCTTTTATCCGCGCCTACTGCCGTGGTATTAAGAGATTCTGAACTACAAGAAATCATGATCAGCGATTTGGTGATGGACGATATTCTAAAACTATCGGTCGGTAAACAAATCAGTGCGGATGGGATTGTAAGAAGTGGATCGATTGAAGTCAATGAATCATTATTAACGGGTGAATCAGATCCAATCATAAAACGACCTGGGGATGAATTGTTCTCCGGAAGCTTTGTTGTCTCAGGGAACTGTTTGGCTCAGGTTTCAGCTGTAGGTAAAGACGTGTTTGTTGAAAAACTGACGAAACAAGCTAAAAAATACAAACGTCCAAAGTCGGACTTATTAAAATCGTTAAAACTGGTTATTACTGTCGTGGCAATCATCATTTTACCGATTGGTTTTTCACTCTTTTACATGCAAATGAATAACCTAGATGGTCAAGCGCATTTGTACGAACAGGTGGTTCGTGGGACCGCAGGCGCAATGATCGGGATGATTCCCTCAGGGCTATTCTTATTAACCTCTGTGACACTAGCGGTTGGTGTATTAAGGTTAGCTCAAAACAACACACTGGTTCAAGAACTTTACTGTATCGAGATGCTTGCGCGTGTGGACACCTTATGTTTAGATAAAACAGGGACGATTACCGATGGCACGATGAGTGTTAAAAACACAATCGAGTACGTTAATCCAAGCGGCATGCAAGTTAAACGAGCAATCTCTGTGATTCTAGCGACCCTAGAGGATAAAAACTTAACCTCAGAAGCCTTAGAAGAGAAGTTTGGGATTGCACAGAAGAAAATCAAAACCAACGCCATCATTCCTTTTTCTTCTTCAAGAAAATTCTCTGCCGTTGAGTTTGATAAATATGGGACGTTTGCCCTTGGTGCACCCGAGTTTGTCTTAAAAAAAGAAGCGTTAGATAAAATATCGGATGACGTGGATAAAAACGCTAAAGAAGGCTACCGTGTACTGGTTCTAGCGCACTCTAAAGATCCAATTGATAAAGATAAAGCGCCAAATAACCTTGAAGCGATTGCCTTGATTGTGATTGAAGACACCATAAGACCAGACGCAATTCTGACAATTGAGTACTTCAAGAATCATGGGGTTGACGTGAAAGTCATTTCAGGGGATAACCCGATGACCGTGTCACACATTTCAAAAAGAGCTGGTATCGTTGATGCCGAAAGATATATTTCACTGGATGGTTTATCCGATAAGGAAGTTGCGAAAATAGCGGATAAATACACCGTGTTTGGTCGTGTTAGTCCATCACAAAAGAAGATTTTAGTACAATCTCTTAAATCAAGTGGTCGTACGGTCGCGATGACGGGTGATGGCGTTAATGATATTTTAGCGTTAAAAGAAGCCGACACCTCAATCGCGATGGCCTCTGGTAGTGAAGCCGCAAGAAACGTGTCACATTTAGTGCTTCTTGATTCAAACTTCTCATCCATGCCAAAAGTGGTTAGTGAAGGTAGACGAGTCATCAATAACGTTCAACGAGTAGCGGTATTGTTTTTAACAAAAACCATTTTCTCATTCATGCTTGCGATGATCGCCTTACTATCAAAAGGGAGTTACCCAATTACACCTTCTCAGTTGTTTATGATTGATTTCTTAGTCATTGGGATTCCATCATTCATTTTAGCACTTGAACCAAATAATAACCTAGTCAAAGGTAAATTCTTATTTAACGTTTTAAGAAGGGCTTTGCCTGGGGCAATTGTGGTGACATTAAACACCGTGATTATTTTTAATATGAAAAAATTGATCGCGATGACGGATCAACAAGCATCCACCATCATCGTTATTTGTGCAACCTTCACATCCATGATGGTCTTGTATCGGGTATTAAGACCGTTTAATGGGTTACGTCGGTTGTTATTTGCAATCATGTTTACAATCTTTGTTGTGGCTGTGATTGTTTTCCCGGGGTTCTTTGAGTTTAACTCGTTATGGCAAGATTATTATAATCAAGACACTGGGGCACTTGTGCCTAGACTACCAATTGCACACCTTTTGTTAATGATTGTGTTAATTCAAGCAAGTTTACCATTAATGAGTATTGTTTCTAGTATTCCATCGATGATTCGAAAAGGTGTTCGATTCATTTTAATCAAACTATCCAACATCTAA
- the rlmB gene encoding 23S rRNA (guanosine(2251)-2'-O)-methyltransferase RlmB, whose protein sequence is MIIYGKNTVKEAVLAKRKFHKLWLDEKNTDAKVKQFFDYNTINYRMTSKHELNLMTKDQNHQGMVAEVEDYLYTPLESLFDGTIKQVLILDQVEDPHNLGAIIRSAEAVKIDAIIIAKNRSAEINPTVAKIAVGALEYVKVIQVGNLVQTIKKLKDNGFWVVGTDLDTDKTYHELDPNVSQAVIIGNEGTGMSRLVKLSCDYLVKIPMVGKVNSLNASVAAALLMYQMKKL, encoded by the coding sequence ATGATCATATACGGAAAAAACACCGTCAAAGAAGCGGTGCTAGCCAAACGAAAATTTCATAAGTTATGGCTGGATGAAAAAAACACAGATGCCAAAGTAAAACAATTTTTTGATTACAACACAATCAATTATCGAATGACTTCAAAACATGAGCTCAACCTCATGACAAAAGATCAAAATCATCAAGGGATGGTTGCGGAAGTTGAAGATTATCTTTATACCCCATTAGAAAGCCTTTTTGATGGGACAATTAAACAGGTATTAATCCTAGATCAAGTGGAAGACCCACATAACCTAGGTGCAATCATAAGAAGTGCTGAGGCGGTTAAGATTGATGCGATTATCATTGCGAAAAATCGTAGCGCTGAAATCAATCCAACCGTGGCTAAAATCGCCGTTGGCGCATTAGAATACGTTAAAGTGATCCAAGTGGGTAATCTTGTACAAACCATCAAGAAATTAAAAGACAATGGCTTTTGGGTGGTTGGTACGGATTTGGATACCGATAAAACGTATCATGAGTTAGACCCTAACGTAAGTCAAGCCGTCATCATCGGAAACGAGGGAACTGGCATGTCTAGGTTAGTCAAACTGTCTTGTGATTATTTAGTGAAGATCCCAATGGTAGGGAAAGTCAATTCACTAAACGCAAGCGTTGCTGCCGCATTGTTGATGTATCAAATGAAAAAATTATAG
- a CDS encoding sigma-70 family RNA polymerase sigma factor, producing the protein MSYYYAHNDYELIYLVQDQQDMVALDVIFAKYDRFIYKKILSFHIYGSEQDDFHQEGLIVLHRAVMTFKPEYNKTFMRYFEVLLERKFINLTKARKRKYECESYLIQEEMTKPKYLFFEEPVEYVIPKISFKSDIEQQIYEAYYQKGSKIEEIAGELDLNTKQVYNAIYRIKKKLTQMV; encoded by the coding sequence ATGTCGTACTACTACGCACACAACGATTATGAACTAATCTATTTGGTTCAAGATCAACAGGACATGGTGGCGTTAGATGTGATATTTGCTAAATACGACCGATTCATCTATAAAAAGATTTTATCGTTTCACATATACGGTTCAGAACAAGACGATTTTCACCAAGAGGGGTTAATTGTACTGCACAGAGCCGTTATGACATTTAAACCGGAATATAACAAGACATTCATGCGGTATTTTGAGGTGTTACTCGAACGAAAGTTTATCAATTTAACCAAAGCGAGAAAACGAAAATACGAGTGCGAGTCTTATTTAATTCAAGAAGAAATGACAAAACCAAAGTATTTGTTTTTTGAAGAACCGGTTGAGTACGTCATCCCAAAAATAAGTTTTAAGTCAGATATCGAACAACAAATTTATGAGGCGTATTATCAAAAGGGTTCTAAAATCGAAGAGATTGCTGGTGAATTAGACCTAAATACCAAACAAGTATATAATGCCATTTATCGAATTAAGAAAAAACTAACACAAATGGTTTGA
- the rpmG gene encoding 50S ribosomal protein L33: protein MREKVILICEECLSRNYTTTKNKQTNKDRLEVKKFCVKCNKHTMHKESK, encoded by the coding sequence ATGCGAGAAAAAGTAATATTAATTTGTGAAGAATGCTTAAGCAGAAACTACACAACAACGAAGAACAAACAAACGAATAAAGATCGTTTGGAAGTAAAAAAGTTTTGTGTGAAATGCAATAAGCATACAATGCACAAAGAAAGTAAATAG
- the secE gene encoding preprotein translocase subunit SecE codes for MAIKAKNVESKSKLVEILTTEYKWENLLLGILATLSTAFSIMILGGILVVNDTFPVIGDYPMVFAGILLGISILGLLLVIYPFFIPAVPELKKMSWANWPTMLDASARVIIFVLAFALIFFGFDLLIQLIMGYIL; via the coding sequence ATGGCAATCAAAGCAAAAAACGTTGAGAGCAAAAGCAAATTGGTTGAAATTTTAACAACAGAATACAAGTGGGAAAATTTACTTTTAGGTATTTTGGCAACTTTATCAACCGCATTCTCAATCATGATTTTAGGTGGTATTTTAGTTGTTAATGACACGTTTCCTGTGATTGGTGACTACCCAATGGTATTTGCGGGTATTCTACTTGGAATTTCAATCCTTGGTTTACTATTAGTCATTTACCCGTTTTTCATCCCTGCAGTGCCAGAATTAAAGAAAATGTCTTGGGCAAATTGGCCAACGATGTTAGATGCAAGCGCAAGAGTTATTATCTTCGTTTTAGCATTCGCATTGATTTTCTTTGGTTTTGACTTATTAATCCAATTAATTATGGGGTACATTCTCTAA
- the nusG gene encoding transcription termination/antitermination protein NusG gives MSDMPRWYIVQTYSGFETSVKEDLERRIESMGMQNLIHRVVLPEETYQEKKADGTLKEKVRKMFPGYVFVEMIITDESWHVIRNTPKVTGFLGSSGNRTKPVPIPTEEINQILLKVGIIEKPRFKYDIGEKVEIVTGPFAGQTGEVISFDNDKETCVINIEMFGRGTPTEFSFSNIKER, from the coding sequence ATGTCAGATATGCCTCGTTGGTATATTGTTCAGACGTACTCAGGTTTTGAAACGTCTGTCAAAGAAGACCTTGAGCGTCGTATTGAAAGCATGGGGATGCAAAACTTGATTCACCGTGTTGTATTACCAGAAGAAACTTATCAAGAAAAAAAAGCGGACGGTACGTTAAAAGAAAAAGTACGTAAAATGTTTCCAGGTTATGTATTTGTTGAGATGATCATCACTGATGAATCTTGGCACGTGATTAGAAATACACCGAAAGTTACAGGCTTCTTGGGTTCAAGTGGTAATAGAACAAAACCAGTGCCAATTCCAACCGAAGAAATCAACCAAATTTTACTTAAGGTTGGTATCATTGAGAAACCAAGATTTAAATACGATATTGGTGAAAAAGTGGAAATTGTTACAGGTCCATTTGCCGGTCAAACTGGTGAAGTGATTTCATTTGATAATGACAAAGAAACGTGCGTGATTAACATTGAAATGTTTGGTCGCGGTACGCCAACTGAATTTTCTTTCTCAAATATCAAAGAACGATAA
- the rplK gene encoding 50S ribosomal protein L11, with product MAKKLVKVVKLQIAAGKANPAPPVGPALGQAGVNIPSFCSQFNEATKDKMGYMIPVLISVYDDRSFTFVTKTPPASDLIKKAANIQSGSSNAKKTKVAKITREQLRAVAEMKMPDLNAYTVEAAMNIVEGTARNMGVVVED from the coding sequence ATGGCTAAAAAGCTCGTTAAGGTAGTTAAATTACAAATTGCAGCAGGGAAAGCAAACCCAGCGCCACCAGTTGGTCCAGCGTTAGGGCAAGCAGGCGTAAACATTCCATCGTTTTGTTCTCAATTCAATGAAGCAACAAAAGACAAGATGGGTTATATGATTCCTGTTTTAATTAGTGTATATGATGATCGTTCATTTACATTTGTAACAAAAACACCACCAGCAAGTGACTTAATTAAGAAGGCAGCTAACATTCAAAGTGGATCAAGCAATGCTAAAAAAACTAAAGTTGCTAAGATCACACGTGAGCAATTACGTGCAGTCGCTGAAATGAAAATGCCAGATTTAAACGCTTATACTGTTGAAGCAGCAATGAATATTGTTGAAGGAACAGCTAGAAACATGGGCGTAGTCGTCGAAGACTAA
- the rplA gene encoding 50S ribosomal protein L1, with protein sequence MKRGKKYVEAAKLVNKDKRYSTSEAFDLVAKTSTTKFDATVEIAFRLNIDPRKAEQNLRGAIVLPHGTGKTQRVAVIARGDKAKEATQAGADYVGDSDLIAKIAGGFFDFDVMVATPDMMAELGKLGRVLGPKGLMPNPKTGTVTMDVAKAVHEIKNGKIEYRVDKVGNIQAPIGKVSFGAEKLADNAKAIYQTMNRLKPTTVKGVYMKNITVSSTMGPGIRLDEESLKG encoded by the coding sequence ATGAAAAGAGGAAAAAAATACGTTGAAGCGGCTAAACTTGTCAATAAAGACAAACGTTATAGCACGTCTGAAGCGTTCGACTTAGTTGCAAAAACATCAACTACGAAGTTTGATGCAACAGTTGAAATTGCTTTTCGCTTAAACATTGACCCACGTAAGGCTGAACAAAATCTTCGTGGCGCAATCGTTTTACCTCATGGAACCGGAAAGACACAACGCGTTGCAGTAATTGCACGTGGTGATAAAGCAAAAGAAGCTACTCAAGCTGGCGCTGACTATGTTGGTGATTCAGACTTGATCGCTAAAATTGCTGGTGGATTCTTTGATTTTGATGTCATGGTAGCAACACCAGACATGATGGCTGAACTAGGTAAACTAGGTAGAGTTTTAGGTCCAAAAGGCCTAATGCCAAACCCTAAGACTGGTACAGTTACAATGGACGTAGCAAAAGCAGTTCATGAAATCAAAAACGGTAAAATTGAGTACCGCGTTGACAAAGTTGGTAACATCCAAGCACCGATTGGTAAAGTATCATTCGGCGCTGAGAAATTGGCTGACAATGCAAAAGCAATTTATCAAACAATGAATCGTCTAAAACCAACGACCGTTAAGGGTGTATACATGAAAAACATCACTGTATCATCAACAATGGGACCTGGTATCCGTCTTGATGAAGAATCATTAAAAGGATAA
- the rplJ gene encoding 50S ribosomal protein L10, with amino-acid sequence MKSSILEQKQSQVAALVERINSAKTIVAFDYLGLSVAAFTKLRNELRKEGCDVAVFKNNIARRAVTDLGMESLAEALVGGKALAFGYTDVIAPARVVYTFAKDNPKVKMSVGIIEGKAATAEEITALATLPSYETLLTQLAAGLLMPLRELAIGLNMISSEQEAA; translated from the coding sequence ATGAAAAGTTCTATCTTAGAACAAAAACAAAGTCAAGTGGCAGCTCTTGTCGAAAGAATCAATTCTGCAAAGACGATCGTTGCGTTTGATTACCTAGGACTAAGCGTTGCAGCATTTACTAAATTACGTAACGAATTACGTAAAGAAGGATGTGATGTTGCCGTATTCAAAAACAACATCGCACGTCGTGCAGTAACTGATTTAGGAATGGAATCTCTTGCAGAGGCATTAGTTGGAGGTAAAGCATTAGCGTTCGGTTACACAGACGTTATCGCACCAGCTCGTGTGGTATACACATTTGCAAAAGACAATCCAAAAGTTAAAATGAGCGTAGGTATCATTGAAGGCAAAGCAGCAACGGCTGAAGAAATTACAGCGTTAGCAACATTACCATCATACGAAACATTATTAACACAATTAGCAGCAGGTCTATTAATGCCATTACGCGAATTAGCGATTGGATTAAACATGATCTCAAGCGAACAAGAAGCAGCCTAA
- the rplL gene encoding 50S ribosomal protein L7/L12, which yields MAKLTKAAFIEALKEMTILEIKELVDGLKEEFGIDPSAVSAAPAAAAAVVEEQTEFNVILKSFGANKIAVIKVVRELTGLGLADAKKVAETADAVVKENVKKEDAEAAKAALMEAGATVEIK from the coding sequence ATGGCTAAATTAACAAAAGCAGCTTTTATTGAAGCATTAAAAGAAATGACTATTCTTGAAATCAAAGAATTAGTTGACGGACTAAAAGAAGAATTCGGTATTGACCCATCTGCAGTATCAGCAGCTCCAGCAGCAGCTGCAGCAGTAGTTGAAGAACAAACAGAATTCAATGTAATCTTAAAATCATTCGGTGCTAACAAGATTGCAGTTATCAAAGTAGTAAGAGAATTAACAGGTCTTGGACTTGCTGACGCTAAGAAAGTAGCAGAAACTGCTGACGCTGTTGTCAAAGAAAACGTTAAGAAAGAAGACGCTGAAGCGGCTAAAGCAGCTTTAATGGAAGCTGGCGCAACTGTTGAAATTAAATAA
- a CDS encoding class I SAM-dependent methyltransferase, giving the protein MSGHYFKNNPALKHAYQSYTIELNGHQYRFLTDAGVFSKTYLDFGTRSLLDVLEIDDQAQTFLDLGCGYGPIGIYVKKNHPNLEVYSSDVNDRAVLLAQKNATENQVVLTTIVSDGFNHLKNTFDVITLNPPIRAGKEVIFRLYDESFEHLTIGGKLWIVIQKKQGAESTVKYLTNLFGNCMVVDKNKGYYILVSKKS; this is encoded by the coding sequence ATGAGTGGACATTATTTTAAGAATAATCCAGCGTTAAAACATGCTTACCAGTCGTACACAATTGAACTTAACGGTCATCAGTACCGTTTTTTGACTGATGCAGGCGTCTTCTCAAAAACGTACTTAGATTTTGGGACAAGAAGTTTGTTAGACGTACTTGAAATTGATGATCAGGCACAAACATTCTTAGACTTGGGTTGCGGGTATGGACCGATTGGCATCTACGTGAAAAAGAACCATCCGAATCTAGAAGTCTATTCAAGTGATGTGAATGATCGCGCTGTTTTGCTGGCACAAAAGAATGCAACAGAAAACCAAGTCGTCCTAACAACCATTGTGAGTGACGGATTTAATCATCTAAAAAACACGTTTGACGTGATTACTTTAAATCCGCCAATCAGAGCGGGAAAAGAAGTCATTTTTAGATTGTACGACGAATCGTTTGAACATTTAACGATTGGTGGCAAACTTTGGATTGTGATTCAAAAAAAACAAGGGGCAGAATCAACCGTAAAATACTTAACAAATTTATTTGGTAATTGTATGGTTGTTGATAAAAATAAAGGGTATTACATCCTGGTTTCAAAAAAGAGCTAG